The sequence below is a genomic window from Microbacterium abyssi.
AGGCCGGAAAGAGTGGTAAGTAACCATGGCTCTCAAGTCAAAGTCTGACGCCCGCGCGCGTCGTCACAGCCGCCTTCGCAAGAAGATCGTCGGCACCGAGGTGCGTCCGCGTCTCGTCGTCAACCGTTCGGCCCGCCACGTCTTCGTCCAGCTGGTCGATGACAGCAAGGGCCGTACCGTCGCCTCGGCGTCCACGCTCGAGACCGAGCTGCGTTCGTTCGACGGTGACAAGACCGCCAAGGCCCGCAAGGTCGGCGAGCTCGTCGCCGAGCGTGCGAAGGCCGCCGGTGTCACCGAGGTCGTATTCGACCGCGGTGGCAACCGCTACGCCGGTCGCGTCGCGGCCATCG
It includes:
- the rplR gene encoding 50S ribosomal protein L18, which gives rise to MALKSKSDARARRHSRLRKKIVGTEVRPRLVVNRSARHVFVQLVDDSKGRTVASASTLETELRSFDGDKTAKARKVGELVAERAKAAGVTEVVFDRGGNRYAGRVAAIADGAREGGLAL